The DNA window GGCGAAGATTTTCAGATGTTCGAGAAAGACCTGCCGGGACAGAATCAGACGGGGTTCAGCGAGAATTCAGAAATAAGCAAGCTACCACTGGAAACCTGCGAGACGATGAACGGCGCGTGGGGCTTCAACATCAACGACCGCAAGTACAAGAGCACGAAAGACCTGGTGCAGTACCTGGTGAAAGCAGCCGGGCACAACGCCAACTTCCTGCTCAACGTCGGCCCCATGCCCGACGGCCGGATTCAGCCAGAATTTGTCAAAACGCTGGGCGAAATGGGCCAATGGATGCAACAGAACGGCGAAACGATCTACGGTACACGGGGCGGTCCCGTAGCCGCCCGCGACTGGGGCGTCAGCACCGCGAAAGGCAACAAAGTATACGTCCACATTCTCGACTGGCAGGATCGTCAACTGTCGTTGCCAGCGATGACCGGCAAGATCAAATCCGCCCGTCTGTTTGCTGATAAGCGCCCGGTCAAGGTCAGTCAGTCGGCGGAAGGGGTTGTCCTGACGATGCCCGTTGCTCCGGCCGCTGGCGCCATCGACACGATTGTTGAACTGGAACTGTAATGTGTTGCCCAAACCTATGACACTCAGACTAACCCGGCAGTTGTTCCTGCTGCCCCTGCTCATTGGCGCGTTCAGCTTTCGCCCTCCGCAACCGATGACGTGGGTAGCGCTCGGCGATTCAATCACCTACCTCAACGACCACCCCGAGCAAACTGGTAATCGCATCACGAAGGGCTACATGACCCGTGTGGTGGAGAAGCTGCCGTACATCAACTTCGTCAATCAGGGGCACAACGGCTGGACAGCGGTTCGCATCGCGCAGCAAATCGACTCGCTGGGACTAACCAAAGCCGACATTTATTCGGTCTTTCTCGGCACCAATGACTGGTGGCACAGCAAACCCCTCGGCCGCTTCACCGACTACCAGCAAAATACCGGCACAGGCACCGTGTACGGCTCGTTTCGCATCATCCTCGACAAGCTCCGCCAACTCAATCCGCAGGCGCATTTACTGCTGATAACGCCCATGCCCCGCACCGATTTCGTGCAGATTAACAACCCGAAGAACAACGCGTATGGCTCTTACAAGC is part of the Spirosoma rhododendri genome and encodes:
- a CDS encoding SGNH/GDSL hydrolase family protein, whose translation is MTLRLTRQLFLLPLLIGAFSFRPPQPMTWVALGDSITYLNDHPEQTGNRITKGYMTRVVEKLPYINFVNQGHNGWTAVRIAQQIDSLGLTKADIYSVFLGTNDWWHSKPLGRFTDYQQNTGTGTVYGSFRIILDKLRQLNPQAHLLLITPMPRTDFVQINNPKNNAYGSYKPKSRQTLESFAMAVDSIGRADKIPVVDLYHLRSLRVEKLVNYKHLKDPATGQYVDYRYPAYTSIPFNPATDDYPYPPGAIARTYDGLHPSDKGYELITRELVRVMRKME